Genomic segment of Pochonia chlamydosporia 170 chromosome 1, whole genome shotgun sequence:
TGGCGTTGATACAGTCAGGTTGATTTTTGACAGGGCCTCTCCAATGATGGGCAACGTTGGGATAGTGTCATTATGCGCTCTCAGCGTAATGGTTGTGTTTTTCCCGGACAAATAGTCCGATAGTAGGTGACGGGCAGCTTTATGCGCCTTCTCTCCGCCGAATGTATAAGGATCCCATGTAGCCTCCACTATAATGTTTGTGTTATTGCCTGGTTTAAAATGCAGGTTTCTTGTAATAGCTTCGCCGATCAAAAGCTCATCTTGTAAAATATGAATATTGGCATATGGTACCGATGCCGCGTATGGTGTTGGGTTGCTAATGTTGACTGATGCTTGTAAATGTACGCCTGTGCTAGAAGTATTGAGGATATGCACCTCTCCGACCTGCGGATTCAAGGTTGCGAGCGTGTCCCCAGGCACGTCTGCAACGTGTTAGCCAAGGGGACAGTCGAACGCGAGATTTATGTGCTTTGACATAAAAGTTGGAATGACAAAGAGAAACGTGGTGTCTTTGCCAGGATGGCAAACACTACCACATGGAAGACGGACGTTTGACAGGGACTTTGCCTGTTGCAGGAACTCCTCGAATGATAAGGTCGCCAAGGACGGTCGATACCTTGGCATCCACGGTGGAATTAACGTCGAGGATGATATCTTCGTCGCCAAACAAGAGTTGTTGTATGATGTCCGAGAATGTGTCGCTGTCGGTAATATCGATGGGGGCATTGACGATTCGAGAAATCACCTTAAGCAaatcttcttcgtctccagGGTGGTTGATTATGCTTGAGGTAGCCTTTTGCCACTCTTCAATGATCAGCCTTCCAaacttcttgcccttgtaTATGAGGTCACCATTAGCGCGGAGGCTAgtgacttcaatgttgatatTCAAGTCGGCAGGAATAGCTGCAAGAGCCTGCACGGTACCTGACACCCTCGGCTTGCTGTCAGGATCGTTTGGGTCGGCAAACGGGCTGGGCAGCTTGAAGTCCACGTCTTCAAGCGAAAAGTTGCGGAGGAAGTTATCCAAGGATCGGCCTGGGAACTGGATGGGAACAGTGATACTTTCAATGAACTCCCCAATCCACCGTGGCAGATCGCCGCTCTCTGGCGCCTTTCCGCGGACAAAGACTTCAGCGTCTTCCCCATGCAGATAACGTTTCATAAAGTTATCGAGAGGGGACAGCTCGCTTGACGGGCATGCTTTGGTAAGTGTTTCTGGCAACTCCCGAACGATTCCTTCGGCCTCTACGGTAACATTGGATTTAGGGTGCACTTCAATGGCGCTTGTCACGGCTGAGGCAACCTTGATGTTTGACTGAGACGAGTTACAGTTCGGTACGAGTACTTCGAATCCGAGAGACGGGATGGTCAACCCGATCGGAAATTCGTTGTAAGCCGTGATGGAGACGTTTGCGCCGACTCCCATCTGACCATTCTCGCCAATAGGGACGTCATGGAAAGCGAGGTTTTGGATGGTGTATTCGGGCATAGAGGGAAGCTCATTGGCTGCGAAGCGTTAGCCAGAGTCCATTAGATTAGTAGTAGTATACAAGGTATCATTATTTAATAGTCTTTTGTCCAAAATACAAGGAAGCAAAGGTGCGGTAGAGAGATTGACCTTCAAATACCATAGATTCCGAAACGTCATGAGTTCCCAGGGGAAAGATGCCTGATTTCAGGCTGACGGCAGTAGCGCCAGTGACCTTGAGTGTGTCGAGATTTCCCTTGAGCCACTCGTTGACTACTTTTCGCATTGTGTCCGTATCGCCAGGAGCGAAGTCGGTAACAAAATCCAAATGTGTGATTTGCCCATCGACAAGATTGAGAGTGATGGGTGGCAGAACCGCAGTTCCAACAAGAGCATCATCGTAGTGAGGCAAATGCACACGCAGTTTGGTCTCTGCGGTGCCAAGTTGTCTCATAATGCCGGTGGCAAGCCGTCCAATACGGCGTGCATTTTCATCCTGGACTCTTGACCCGTCAAGCTGGAATGTGGCCTTCATACGAGCACGAACCCCATTTGCTGTCAACGACTCAATGGACAAGTCTGTTGGCTCCAGGACAACTGCGTTCTCGATATATTGCTGAACAGCCGGTGGCACAACAAAGCCGAGGACCATAACCACGACTACTAGGGTTGCCAAGATGACCATGGCAATGAGAGACGGCCAGCGTCGTTTCCTTGGCGGCGCCTCATCTTTCTGTGTAGGTTGTGATGTGTCATGGTGATCTTCGTGGTCGGAGCCTGCGCCAGAACTCCTGCGGTTCGCTAATAGAGGCGACGATTCATTGGGCAAGTCTCTTTCAATCTCATTTTCGTGCTCATCCGCCGCGGCG
This window contains:
- a CDS encoding pre-rRNA processing protein (similar to Colletotrichum gloeosporioides Nara gc5 XP_007273217.1), whose product is MAADSDERSPLLAAADEHENEIERDLPNESSPLLANRRSSGAGSDHEDHHDTSQPTQKDEAPPRKRRWPSLIAMVILATLVVVVMVLGFVVPPAVQQYIENAVVLEPTDLSIESLTANGVRARMKATFQLDGSRVQDENARRIGRLATGIMRQLGTAETKLRVHLPHYDDALVGTAVLPPITLNLVDGQITHLDFVTDFAPGDTDTMRKVVNEWLKGNLDTLKVTGATAVSLKSGIFPLGTHDVSESMVFEANELPSMPEYTIQNLAFHDVPIGENGQMGVGANVSITAYNEFPIGLTIPSLGFEVLVPNCNSSQSNIKVASAVTSAIEVHPKSNVTVEAEGIVRELPETLTKACPSSELSPLDNFMKRYLHGEDAEVFVRGKAPESGDLPRWIGEFIESITVPIQFPGRSLDNFLRNFSLEDVDFKLPSPFADPNDPDSKPRVSGTVQALAAIPADLNINIEVTSLRANGDLIYKGKKFGRLIIEEWQKATSSIINHPGDEEDLLKVISRIVNAPIDITDSDTFSDIIQQLLFGDEDIILDVNSTVDAKVSTVLGDLIIRGVPATGKVPVKHVPGDTLATLNPQVGEVHILNTSSTGVHLQASVNISNPTPYAASVPYANIHILQDELLIGEAITRNLHFKPGNNTNIIVEATWDPYTFGGEKAHKAARHLLSDYLSGKNTTITLRAHNDTIPTLPIIGEALSKINLTVSTPRLDLPGDGDNGESEGFIRDATFHIFSSTAAFTLASPLRHDTVYIEYINATAFYNHTEPVGQIVHGKAFEVPPGLSQTPKLPVEWSADHVGLDKIKQALGGRLKLDAVADVTVRLGYWIETVHYVGKGIGARVSL